The DNA sequence GCACCTCCCACCAGATGAGCGACCGGACCGCCACGGTCGACCTGGACCTGGTGCGCGCACTGCGCGCCGCCGTACCGGTACCCCTGGTGCTGCACGGCTCGTCCGGGGCGGACGACGCGACGCTCCAGGCGGCCGTCCACGCCGGCATGAAGAAGATCAATATGTCGACCCATCTGAACGTGGTCTTCACCGGAGCCGCCCGCGCGACGCTCGACGCCGACCCGGCCGTGGTGGACCCGCGCCGCTATCTGCGGCCGGCCCGCCACGCCATGGCCGGCGAAGTGGCCCGCCTGCTCCGGCAGCTCAACACCCCGCAGCAGGTGCTCACGGCGACCGCCCCGGCGGCCCGCTGAGAAAGAACGCCTGAGAAACAGCGTCCGAGCAAGAGTGCCCGAGAAACAGTGCCCGAGAAATAGTGTGCCAAGCGGCTCTCGGGCGCGGCCGCGGCACACGGGCGCGGGACCAGTCGGCGAGGTGGCCGACGGCCGGGCGCTCCGGAGACCTCAGTCCGGGGCGTCCACGGGGCCGTCGGTCACCTCGCCGAGCACCTCCCGCACCTGGCCCCGGAGCCATGCGTGGGCCGGATCGCCGTCGTGGCGGTGGTGCCAGGTCATGACCATCCGGGCCGGGGGCAATTCCACGGGGAGCCGCCGGGTGACGAGGCCGAGCCTCGCCGCGGCGGGTCGGCAGACCCGCTCGGCCACGATGACCACGGCGTCCGAACGGGACACCACCTCCAGCGCCGCGGCGCTGGTCGGCAGGGACGCGATCACCCGTCGGCGCAGGCCCCGCTCGGCGAGGGCGTCGTCGACGGCGTTGTGCAGCCGGCCACGGCGCGAGACGGTCACGAAGGCCATCCGGGTGAGCTTGTCGACATCGACCCTCCCCTTGGCCAGCGGATGGCCCCGCCGCAGTACCAGGACCATCCGGTCGGTACCCACCACGTCGGAGGAGATCTCGGGACGGTCCGGCTCCCGGGCGCCGATCTCCAGGTCGACGTGGCCACGGGTGAGATCGGGCTGGTCGGCGGACGCCTCGGCGAGCAGGCTCAGGCGGATGTTCGGGGCCGTGGCACCGACCCTGGCGATCAGCGGCGCGGCGAGGGCGCCCAGCAGCGCGTCATGACCGCGCACCGTGAAGTGGCGGCTCAGCCGGGCCAGGTCGAGCCGGCGCACGGGGGTGAGCACGGCGGTGGCCCGCCGGACCAGTTCGCGGGTCTCCTCGCGCAGTTCCAGGGCGCGCGGGGTCGGGACCATGGTGCGGCCGGCCCGTACCAGGATCTCGTCGCCGGTCGCGCGCCGGATCCGGGCCAGTGTCCGGCTCATCGCCGGCGCTGAGAGATTCAGCCGGTCCGCCGCCCCGGACACGCTGTTCTCCTCCAGCAGCGCGTCGAGCGCCACGAGCAAGTTGAGATCCACATGCGCCACGGTAAGGGGTCCGCGGCACCGGGTCAGGACAGCGGGGAGATGGGGGTGGGCAGGGCGATCGTGGAGGTGGCGTGGGCGATGTTCTCCGGGCCGTTCTCCGGCGGCCAGAATCCCTGTTCGTAGGAGGTCCGGCGGATCTCCAGCCGGGCGTTGAGGTCGGGGAAGGGCCAGATGTGGGTGATGCGGGGGATGCCGTCCAGGCCGTACATGGCCGTCGTCAGGGGGTGGAGCCGGACGCGTGGCGGCACCGCGGCCTCCCAGCCGGCCATCGTGGGCACCAGACCGCCGACCTTGAGGTGGTAGGTGCGGAACTCGTAGACGGAGCCGTAGTGGCCCGGCTCGACCGGTGGCAGGAAGGGGAACGGCGCGTAGCTCTCCACCTGGAAGGCGGTCAGGTGCTCGCCGATGCCGAACGGATCGGAGCTGGTGAGGACGCGCCGGCGCTCCTCGGAGAGTTCCTCGGCGTCCTCGAAGCCGCGCAGCACGAGCAACTGCCCGACGATGACGCCGTGTTCGGGCTCCCAGCAGCCGAGCAGCCGGCCGCCGGCACTCGTGGTGTAGGTCTCCAGCGCGGACAGGGCCTTGGGGACGGTGCGCAGCTTGAGGGACAGGGTCGCGAGTTCGTAGAGCATGCTAAAGTGAAGCATCACTTTAGTTACGGAGGCAAGCCCGGAGGAGGACCCGCCCGTGGACACCACCGCCGACGTGCCTGACGTGCCCGGCGTGTCCGAGGGGCGCGGAACGCGGCAGCGTCCCCGGAGTGCGCGCAGCGCACGGGCGCATGACGCGGTCCTGACCGCGACCAGCGCGCTGATGCGCGAGGAGGGCATGGCCGCGGTCACCATCGACCGGATAGCCGGCCGGTCCGGTGTCAGCACGGCGACCATCTACAAGCACTGGCCCTGCAAGGCCGCCATCATGGCGGAGGCGTTCGGCCGGGACACGGCCGAGGCGGTGGCCTTCCCCGACACCGGCCGCCCCGTCGCCGACCTGGTCACCTACGCGACCGATCTGCTGACCTACTACACCAGCCCGGAAGGCACCCTCTTCGGGCAGCTGCTGGCCGCCTGCGCCGCCGAGCCGCAGGCGGCGCCGTACTTCCACGAGTTCTTCCTGCTGCCCCGCAGGGCGGCGCTGGAGCCGTACTGGGACCGGGCCGCCGAAGCGGGACTGACCCGGCCGGGCGTGGACGCGTCAACGGCCACGGACGTGCTGCTGGGCGCCCTGGCGTTCCGCCTGATGGCCGGGCACGCATCGCTGGCCCCCGACGAGGTGCGCACGCTGGTGGAGTACGCCCTGCACGGTCTGCTCGTACCGGCGGACGCGGGGGACGGCGCACCATGAGGTGGCCCCCGCCACCGGGCGGGGGCCACCTTCGGCGGGTGCCGGGTTCTCAGCGCGTGTACACCTCGGCACGGTCCACGCTCACGAACGAGGCCCCCGACTGGGCGTTGTGCTCGCCGGTGACCCGGACGCGCAGGGTGTGCCGGCCGTAGGCGAGCCGGGGACTGAGGTACTGGAGGGTCTCGCCGGTGCGGATCGCGCCGTAGAAGTCGACGCGTTGCTCGGCGCCGCCGTCGATGCTGAGGGCGGCGATGCCGTTGCCGGTGTCGCGCACCGACAGCAGGGCGATCCGGGTTCCGGTGAAGGAGAAGGTGGCGGTGTTGCCCGCCCGGTCGCTCCAGTGGTCGTCGCTCCAGAAGCACTGGGTGGCGCAGCCGGTGCCCGAGTTCCAGGTGCCGGTGTACGCGACGGTGCCGGCGCCGCTGGAACGGGCGTCGTCGTTGATCCAGTACGTGCCCGCTCCCGGGTCGCCGGAGGGCAGGTCCTGTGTGGCCCCCATGGCGAGCGGCCGGCCCAGGTCGGGGCTGCCGTCGGCGCGCCAGGAGATCTTCTGGGCGCGGGTGGTGCGGTCGGTGTAGGTGTTCACCGACGTGGTCTTGGCGTGGTAGACGATCCAGTCCTCCGTGCCGTCGGGGGAGCGGAAGAACGCGTGGTGGCCGGGGCCGAAGACGCCGTGGTCGTCGGCGCGGGAGAACACCGCGCCGGTGTGCTGGGTCCAGTTGCCGGGCACGAGGGGGTCGGCGCCGTCCGGCAGGGACATCATCCAGACCTGGTAGTCCGGCTTGCCCGTGTCGCAGGTGGAGTACGTCATCCAGGTGCGGCCGTTGCGGTACAGGAACTCGGCGCCTTCGCGCACCTCGGGGCAGCCGCCGGCCGCGTTGAAGGCGACGGCGTTGCCCGAGACGGTGTAGGGGTTGGACATCGGGGCGATGTTGATGCCGTTGTGCTGGTACTGGTTGATCCCGGAGTAGGCGAGGTAGAGCCGCCCGTTGAGCTGGAGGACGCTGGGGTCGATGGCGAAGTCGTTCGGGTGGTTGGGCGGTGTCAGACGGGACTTGAAGTGGTAGGGGCCCGCCGGGTCGTCACGGTCGGACTCCAGCACGTAGATCCGGTGGTGGTCGTCCACGCCGTCGTCGGCGGTGTAGTAGAGGTACCAGCGCTCGTTGAAGCGGTAGAACTCCGGTGCCCAGATGTGCTGGTTGCGGGAGCTGTCGGTGTCCGTCCACACGGTGATGGGGTCGGCCTCGAGCAGGGTGCCGAGCGAGGAGGAGCGCCACATGCGGATGCTGCCGCCCTGCGTGGTGGTCAGGTAGTAGGACCCGTTCCAGAAGGTCATATACGGGTCCGGACCGGTGTTGAGCGGATTGCGGAAGGTGCCCGCGGCGGCTTGCGGTGTCGCTTCGGTGCGCGGTGCCGTGGCGGCGCCGGGGGTCGCGGCGGTGGCCGCCGGGGTGGCGACGAGGCCGCACAGGATGGCCAGAAGTGCGGTGAGCAGTGCCGCGTAGCGGCGGGCGGTGCGGGGCCCTGGGCCCATGGATGGCTCCTCACATCGGGTCGAGCGCGGGTGGTGGGGGGTTGGCGGCGGGTGGCCGGCCCGTCGGGTGGTGCGACGGGTCACCGGCCGTCCGCGGCCGTCAGCGCGCCGAGTGCACTGGCCTGGGTGCGCCAGTCCACCTGGTTCGGGGTGGTGCCCGACCAGCGCTGGCCGAGCCGGTTGAGGGAGTCCCGGTCGGTGCGCCAGATCGAGTCGGCCTGCCGGGTGATGTACGCCCGGTACGTGGCCGATCCGGTGGCGTCCGCGAGATCGTCGAGATGCCGCATGAAGACGCCCTTGAACTGTTTCTGGTTGTCGTCGCAGGTGTTCGTGCCGGTGTCGCAGGACTCGGTCAGGACACCGTCGCGGGTCAGCGCCGTCGAGGTGGTCGCGGCGTCGGCCAGGCGCCGGGCGGTGTCCAGGTACTGGCCGTTGCCGGTGGACCGCCACAGTTGGGTGAAGGCGCCGATGGCGAGCCCCTGGTTGTAGCTCCACACGGTCTGGCCGTTGTTGCGGCAGCCGCTGGTCAGCCCGTCGTTGACCAGTCCGGAGCTGTTGATCATGCCGCTGTTCAGGTACCAGGTGGCGGCCGTGGCCGCCCGGTCGCCCCACACGGTGTCGCCGGAGACCCGCTGGTGCAGCGAGGTCGTCAGCCACAGGTACAGCCCGTTGGTCACGGCGTTCTTGTAGGTGCGCTCCCGGTCCCACCACACACCGCCGCCGCAGGTGCCGGTGTCCCAGTACTGGTGGACGTAGGTGGCGATGGTGACCGCCTCGTCCAGATAGCGCCGCTCGTGCGTGTAGTCGTACGCGGTCAGCCAGGCCACCCCCCACCAGGCCGCGTCGTCGATGGCGCGGCTGATGAAGTGGCCCTCCACCGCGTCGGAGCTGCGCCCGCCGGCCGGGAAGACGCCGCGGTTCTGCTCGAAGGTGCGGGCGATGACCCAGTCGTAGTCGTGCCGTCCGGTGCGCTCGGCGAAGTCGATGAGCGAGGTGACCGCGACGGCCGAGTTCCACCAGCTGCTGCGCCACCAGCCCTCGTAGGTCTGGTACGACGCCATCAGCGCGTCCGCCGCGGCGCGCGCCCGGGTCGGCGCGGGCCTGACCCAGGCCGTGCAGCTGCCCTCCTGGTGGGCGGCCTCTCGGCCGCATGCGCGGACCGCGCCGCCGAACATCAGCCCGCGCGGGTCCCGGGTGGCGAACATGGCCGTTCGTGTCGAGGTCTTGCCCGAGGCCACGCTGGTACGGCCGAGGGAGGAGCCCTCGGGCCAGGTGGCGCCGTTGTCCCAGGAGCGGTCGAGCCAGATCTCGTCGCCCGCGCCGCCGCTGTCGATGACGCCCCACGCCATCCCGTTCTTCTGGTCCACGTGGACGCTGATGGTGCGTCCGAACAGCGTGGTCGAGGGCACCGGGCGGTCGTCGCCGGCCGCGGTGGCGGGGTCGGCGCCGTCGCAGAACGTGCCGTCGCACACCTTCGGGTAGACCCAGCCGGTGCAGGTGACGCCGCCGGCGTCACCGCAGGCGCGGACCCAGCCGCGCCGGTGTGCCACCGGGTCGGTGAGGTTGTACATCAGGGTGCGGGTGCCGGTCCAGGTGCTGGGGATGCTCGCCTTGCCGAGCAGGCCGTCCCAGGAGGCGCCCCGGTCCCAGGAGCGGTCGAGCCAGACCGCGTCACCGGTCACGCCGTTGTCGATGCTGGCCCAGGCCATGTTGTCGGGGTCGGACACATGCAGCCGGAGGATGCGGCCATGGAGGTTGACCTCCGGCACGGGGAAGGTTTCGCGCTGTGCCTTGGAGGGGTCGAGGGTGTCGCACGCCAGCGCGCAGACCGGGGTGGCGGCACGGGACGGTGTGGGGAGGAGGACGAGACCGGCCAGGGCGATGGCCAGGGTCAGGAGTCCGCGAAGGACCCGGTGGAGACGCGCTGACATGACGTACCCGCCTTTCCGTGGGGGCCGTGCGCGTGCGGAGGTGGGGGAGGGGAGGGGAGAGGCGGCGGCCGCCCGCGCGGGGCGGCCGCCATGACGGGACCGAAGGCGCGGGCCGGTCGGGCCGTGCCCGCGGGTGGCGTCAGGGAGCCCAGGGGGGCTCGATCGCCCAGGTGGTGTCCTCGGTGAAGGTGGCCGGGTTGTCCCAGTCGTGGGTGCCGCCCGACTGGGCCAGCCACAGCTCGGCGTCGATGTGCCGCAGATACTGGCCGGGGAAGTTGGCGGCCGACATCCGGATGCCGCCGTTGCCCTGGATCGGGCACCAGGTCGCGTCCTGCTGGTACACGGTGGAGCCGTCGCCCGCCTCGCGCCGGACGCGGAAGTCGCGGTGGCGCAGGTATTCGCCCGGGTAGTTGCGGGACTCGAAGGAGTAGCAGAGCTTGTTCGCCAGTCCCGGCCGGACGGTCCAGGTGGCGTCCTTCTTCAGCAGGTCGGAGCTGGCCGCGTTGACCACCTCGGTGAAGCCCAGCCCGTCGTAGTGGCGGATGTAGCGGTCGGTGTAGCCGGGGGTGGTGACCCGGATCGACACGGACTGCCCGACGGACAGTTTCACCGGTGCGCCGACCGTGCGGGACGCGGCGATGAGCGCCTCGTTGGCCGCCCGCACCCGGGCCTGGTCGACCTTGACGACCTGGCGGTCGTAGGTCATGAGTCCGTTGGCCTCGTTCTCCACATCGGTGATCTGCGTGTAGACGGAGGCCGACAGGCCGCCCGCGGGCATGGAGTTCTCCCGCAACCCGTCGAGCAGGCCGACGAGCCGGTTGTTGAGCGCGGATGTACTCGGCTGGTCCTCGTTGCTGAACCCGCCGCCCGGATACCACTCGTGGCCGGACACCCGGTAGCCCAGACCGCCGTACTCGCCGAGCACCGAGGCCCGCGCCGACTCGGTCGGGGTGTTGCCGGGGCCGACGTAGTTGTGGTTGTCGATGACGTCGCCGTTGCCGCCGTCCCGCGCGGCGCAGCAGTTGACCCCGCTCATGTTGTCGACCAGGCGGGAGGGGTCGTACGCCTTGACCATGTCCGCGATCCGGGCCTGGTCGTACTGGCCCCAGCCTTCGTTCTGATCGACCCACTGGATGAGTGAGGGCGAGCTGCGGTGCTGGTCGATGATGGCGCGGTACTCGCTCTCCCACTGGGCGCGGGCCGCGGTGTCCGGGGTCTTGGAGCTGTCCATGGAGGGCATGTCCTGCCACACCAGCAGCCCGAGCCGGTCCGCCCAGTAGAACCACCGCTGCGGTTCGACCTTGATGTGCTTGCGGACCATGTTGAAGCCCAGGTCCTTGTGTTTCTGGAGGTCGTACTTGAGGGCCTCGTCGGTGGGCGCGGTGTAGATGCCGTCCGGCCAGTAGCCCTGGTCCAGGGTGCCGGTCTGGAAGACGAACTTTCCGTTGAGCACCGGCCGCCGGACCCCGTTCACGTCCTTCACCGCGATCGACCGCATACCGGTGTAACCGCCGACCTTGTCGGCTCCGGCGCTGCCGGTCAGCTCGGCCGTGACGTCGTACAGGAACGGGTCCTCAGGGGTCCACAGATGGGCGCCCGGCACCGGCACCGAGAGTTCGGTGCCCACCGTGCCGGTGGCGCTGCCCACCGTGGTGCCGCCGCTGGAGACGGTGACCTTGACACCGGCGCCGTCCGCCCCGGAGCCGCGCACCGTGACCCGCAGGGTGTTGTCCTGAAGGTGCGGGACCATGTCCAGGCGGGTGATGTGCGCGGTGGGGGTGGGCTCCAGCCAGACGGTCTGCCAGATGCCGGACGCGGCGGTGTATTCGATGCTCCGGTCGGCGTGCGGGGCGATGTCCTGGATGCGCTGCTTGCCGAAGGCCTGACCGCCGGAGTCCGTCGGGTCGTACACGGAGACGACGATGGTGTTGGTGCCGCCGTTCAGCAGGGGCGTGATGTCGTAGGAGAAGGCGTCGTACCCGCCGCGGTGGACGGCGCCGGCCTGGGTGCCGTTGACCCAGACCGTGGTCTCCCAGTCGGAGGCGCCGAAGTTGAGCTGGACCCGGCGGCCGCTCCAGCCGGAGGGCACCGTGAAGGTGCGCTGGTACCAGAGCTTGTCATTCTGGGTGATCTTGCGGTGGATGCCGGAGAGCGCGGACTCGGGTACGAACGGCACCCGGATCTGCTCGCCGAACGTGGCGGGCTGTCCGGCGTCACGGGAGGTGACCGCGAAGTTCCAGATGCCGTTGAGATCGGTCCAGTCGTTCCGGGTGAGCTGCGGGCGCGGATATTCCGGCAGGGGGTGGTCGACCGGGACTTGATGGGTCCACGGGGTCGTCATCGGTGCGGGTTTGGGGTCCCAGGCCGGGGCGGCGTGGGAGGGGCCGGCGCCGGAGACGAGCAGGGCGGTGGCGGCCAGCGTGGGGACCACGGCGGCGGCCACGCGCCGCCGCCAGGTCCGTCTCGGGCGGAAAAGTGCGGGGAAGCGGAGGAACAAGTGTCTGAGCACGCTGCTGCTCCATGGTCCGGTTGGCCCCACCGCCCGTCGAGGCGGCGGAACTCTTCCACAGGGAACACTTGCTGCACGAATACCAGAGCACTCGGATCTGTGGTTTGTCCAGACCTTGGGACAACGTTGTCGGTCAGGCCGACTCCCGTGCGCGGCGTCCTCGGGCGGACCGTCGGCGCACGGAAGACGGTGCGATCCGGCTCATACCGCCCGGGACGGCCCGGTGGCGTCCCCCGGCGACCAGCGGGGCCGGATGCCCGCGATATGGCAGGTCATGAAGTACAGCGGAATGGGCGGGGTGTAGGGCGAGTCGTCCTGGGGGTGATGGACCAGGCGGGGGTGGCGGGAGCGCACCAGACGTCCCGCGCCCCGGTCGGTCACACAGGCCCCGACCGCGTAGCTGGTGAACGGCGGCCAGGCGACGTCGATATGCGATCCGGAGGGCACGATCCACCACCACCGATGATCGTCGGCGAAGACACAGCCGATGCGGGGCAGGGAGCGCATGACCCGC is a window from the Streptomyces luomodiensis genome containing:
- a CDS encoding glycoside hydrolase family 43 protein, whose amino-acid sequence is MGPGPRTARRYAALLTALLAILCGLVATPAATAATPGAATAPRTEATPQAAAGTFRNPLNTGPDPYMTFWNGSYYLTTTQGGSIRMWRSSSLGTLLEADPITVWTDTDSSRNQHIWAPEFYRFNERWYLYYTADDGVDDHHRIYVLESDRDDPAGPYHFKSRLTPPNHPNDFAIDPSVLQLNGRLYLAYSGINQYQHNGINIAPMSNPYTVSGNAVAFNAAGGCPEVREGAEFLYRNGRTWMTYSTCDTGKPDYQVWMMSLPDGADPLVPGNWTQHTGAVFSRADDHGVFGPGHHAFFRSPDGTEDWIVYHAKTTSVNTYTDRTTRAQKISWRADGSPDLGRPLAMGATQDLPSGDPGAGTYWINDDARSSGAGTVAYTGTWNSGTGCATQCFWSDDHWSDRAGNTATFSFTGTRIALLSVRDTGNGIAALSIDGGAEQRVDFYGAIRTGETLQYLSPRLAYGRHTLRVRVTGEHNAQSGASFVSVDRAEVYTR
- a CDS encoding NIPSNAP family protein, with translation MLYELATLSLKLRTVPKALSALETYTTSAGGRLLGCWEPEHGVIVGQLLVLRGFEDAEELSEERRRVLTSSDPFGIGEHLTAFQVESYAPFPFLPPVEPGHYGSVYEFRTYHLKVGGLVPTMAGWEAAVPPRVRLHPLTTAMYGLDGIPRITHIWPFPDLNARLEIRRTSYEQGFWPPENGPENIAHATSTIALPTPISPLS
- a CDS encoding LysR family transcriptional regulator; the encoded protein is MDLNLLVALDALLEENSVSGAADRLNLSAPAMSRTLARIRRATGDEILVRAGRTMVPTPRALELREETRELVRRATAVLTPVRRLDLARLSRHFTVRGHDALLGALAAPLIARVGATAPNIRLSLLAEASADQPDLTRGHVDLEIGAREPDRPEISSDVVGTDRMVLVLRRGHPLAKGRVDVDKLTRMAFVTVSRRGRLHNAVDDALAERGLRRRVIASLPTSAAALEVVSRSDAVVIVAERVCRPAAARLGLVTRRLPVELPPARMVMTWHHRHDGDPAHAWLRGQVREVLGEVTDGPVDAPD
- a CDS encoding AbfB domain-containing protein, with the protein product MAAAVVPTLAATALLVSGAGPSHAAPAWDPKPAPMTTPWTHQVPVDHPLPEYPRPQLTRNDWTDLNGIWNFAVTSRDAGQPATFGEQIRVPFVPESALSGIHRKITQNDKLWYQRTFTVPSGWSGRRVQLNFGASDWETTVWVNGTQAGAVHRGGYDAFSYDITPLLNGGTNTIVVSVYDPTDSGGQAFGKQRIQDIAPHADRSIEYTAASGIWQTVWLEPTPTAHITRLDMVPHLQDNTLRVTVRGSGADGAGVKVTVSSGGTTVGSATGTVGTELSVPVPGAHLWTPEDPFLYDVTAELTGSAGADKVGGYTGMRSIAVKDVNGVRRPVLNGKFVFQTGTLDQGYWPDGIYTAPTDEALKYDLQKHKDLGFNMVRKHIKVEPQRWFYWADRLGLLVWQDMPSMDSSKTPDTAARAQWESEYRAIIDQHRSSPSLIQWVDQNEGWGQYDQARIADMVKAYDPSRLVDNMSGVNCCAARDGGNGDVIDNHNYVGPGNTPTESARASVLGEYGGLGYRVSGHEWYPGGGFSNEDQPSTSALNNRLVGLLDGLRENSMPAGGLSASVYTQITDVENEANGLMTYDRQVVKVDQARVRAANEALIAASRTVGAPVKLSVGQSVSIRVTTPGYTDRYIRHYDGLGFTEVVNAASSDLLKKDATWTVRPGLANKLCYSFESRNYPGEYLRHRDFRVRREAGDGSTVYQQDATWCPIQGNGGIRMSAANFPGQYLRHIDAELWLAQSGGTHDWDNPATFTEDTTWAIEPPWAP
- a CDS encoding TetR/AcrR family transcriptional regulator, with product MDTTADVPDVPGVSEGRGTRQRPRSARSARAHDAVLTATSALMREEGMAAVTIDRIAGRSGVSTATIYKHWPCKAAIMAEAFGRDTAEAVAFPDTGRPVADLVTYATDLLTYYTSPEGTLFGQLLAACAAEPQAAPYFHEFFLLPRRAALEPYWDRAAEAGLTRPGVDASTATDVLLGALAFRLMAGHASLAPDEVRTLVEYALHGLLVPADAGDGAP
- a CDS encoding glycoside hydrolase family 76 protein, with protein sequence MSARLHRVLRGLLTLAIALAGLVLLPTPSRAATPVCALACDTLDPSKAQRETFPVPEVNLHGRILRLHVSDPDNMAWASIDNGVTGDAVWLDRSWDRGASWDGLLGKASIPSTWTGTRTLMYNLTDPVAHRRGWVRACGDAGGVTCTGWVYPKVCDGTFCDGADPATAAGDDRPVPSTTLFGRTISVHVDQKNGMAWGVIDSGGAGDEIWLDRSWDNGATWPEGSSLGRTSVASGKTSTRTAMFATRDPRGLMFGGAVRACGREAAHQEGSCTAWVRPAPTRARAAADALMASYQTYEGWWRSSWWNSAVAVTSLIDFAERTGRHDYDWVIARTFEQNRGVFPAGGRSSDAVEGHFISRAIDDAAWWGVAWLTAYDYTHERRYLDEAVTIATYVHQYWDTGTCGGGVWWDRERTYKNAVTNGLYLWLTTSLHQRVSGDTVWGDRAATAATWYLNSGMINSSGLVNDGLTSGCRNNGQTVWSYNQGLAIGAFTQLWRSTGNGQYLDTARRLADAATTSTALTRDGVLTESCDTGTNTCDDNQKQFKGVFMRHLDDLADATGSATYRAYITRQADSIWRTDRDSLNRLGQRWSGTTPNQVDWRTQASALGALTAADGR